Within Triticum dicoccoides isolate Atlit2015 ecotype Zavitan chromosome 1B, WEW_v2.0, whole genome shotgun sequence, the genomic segment CTAAcgaccactttctttgccgtctgctagcggacggcaaagagcccgaaagcagacggcaaaggaaaTAACCTAATGTATCTAATGGCCGCCCCCGGCACACACCCACCCACGACCCACACAGCCTCGGGCTCCACCCACGATGCACACACGCCCAACCCACGCGCGCACACACCCACATAGGATCCCATCTCTCTCGTCTTCCTCGATCCCCTTTCTCCATCCCACGCCGCCGCCAGATTTCGGCGATCCCCGCCGTTCCCCACCGCCAAGCTCTCCTCCCCGAGGTCACCTCTCCCTGCTCACCATCTCCACCGACCGGTTTCTCTCCTCGCCCAGGAGAGTCCCGCCTCCTCACCGCCAAggccaccgccgcccgccgcctcgagcgatgcctcctcctcctcgagcgccACGCCGCAGACCTTGCCTCCCGCGCCCTCGCCACCCACGCTGACATCGACGCCACCCACGcgcgccgcctcgccgtcgcccgcaACATCAGCTCGGCCAACGGCGAGATCGAGGATGCGCAGCAGAAGGCGGAGGAGTGGGACCACTTCTACGAGTCCaagaggaaggagatggaggagTTCCGGCCGTCGTCTCCACagcctccatccaccctggtaggagCCACTTCTCAACCCCACGAGCAGCCTCCTGGCCTAGTTCCTCGTCACCGTCCTCCTCCCGGTCCCTGTCCACCTCCGCCTCCACCTGGTGGTCCCAGAGGCGACGATTCCTTGTCGCCTCGGCCGCCGTAGAGCTCTGCGAGGCCGCCGCGGGTGGTGGAGACTCCGTCCGCGTCATCGAGACGCCGCAGCCCAACTCAAGTGTTAGCTCCAACTTTGCTCACTTAACTACCTCTCTGGTTGTATATGAGTTGGAGAGTGGTGTAATTCTGTAATGTGGGATGTTGTGTCGGTTTCTGTGCGATGAGTAGACTAGTTTGGGGGATAAACTGATGAATTGATGCTTGATTCTGATGATCATGGTGTGCTGCTTTGCAGGTTAAGTTCAGCGTGGAGGTGCCTCCATTGATATGCCAGGAGTGCTACCAAACAACTCTTCTCGAGTACTCAAAGCGTTTCGAGGTACCATTTCTATGCTAAAACCTGTATCAAATGAAGAACATTGGAATTCGTGAGGACAAACATTATGCAAAGAGTTACAAAGCACAGCCAGGAATGTGGGCTTATGCCAAAGCTTAACGACTACACATTCAGTAATCATGAACTGCAGATATAGAGTTCCGGGCGATGTTGCAGCGGGAGCTCGTCAGGAAGTGCAGAGGCTCAAGCCCTCTGCATCTCAACTGCAGGCAGCCATGCAGGAGCTGCAGAGCAGCGGGTTGCACTCGGACGACGCCGGGATCGGGGCTGCGGAAGCCAGGAAGACCGACCTCATGGCTAAGAAGGCCAAGCTGGACGAGACCCTGGCTGCAACCCGCCAGTTCAGAGCACTGCTTCGGTAGTAGCTCCAGAAAGCCTTCGCGTCACAGGTTTGGGATCAAAAGGCAGCACAAAACTGACTAGTTAAGTGGTACAAGAAAAAGACATTCATCAGCTAGCTCATCAATTGCTTCGGATTAAGGATGCAATGCAAGTGTGGCAGGCTAGTGGACAGTAACATAGTAGTACAAATGTAGTGTTACTTTTAGGCAAGTGTTGAGCAAATTTTGAACTAATGGATGAGTTTCGTGGGACGAAGCGGGCTGCCACTTGCACTCCTCCTACTGATGAAACGAACTTCAAATGACTCTACATGCAGATACATGCTTTTTATTTCAGTCTTGTTTAGAGGAGGCCCCGGCGGCATCGAGCTGCTGTTGCTGCGGGCACAGCGACGTCGGCATGGTCGGGATGGCCGCAGCCCTTCAAGATTCTCAACGGCGGCGTCTCGGCGCTGATGGCAGAGTCGACGGCGAGCATCGGCGGGTACAGGTTCAGATCATCCATGAATTGGTAGTTATTGGTCGTATTTAGTTGCACTTTGGTCAGTCCGGTTGTGGCTATGGAGCACTTATTTTGGTCATGTGCTAGATCTGTCATGTAGGAGTTTTTGGCAATGGATATTTGCTGATACAGAATTTTGATAATCAACTAGGAATTACAATTAGAATCAAAGCAATGCTACTTGTACTCCTTTCATGAAAAAGGCTACTCGTAGGACCCTTGTAGGAGACCATCCTCAAGATCGACGAGAAGATGAGGTCTGGGCCCTTGTAGGAGACCATCCTCAAGCAGCGCTAGATGTAACTTGACTGCTTCAAACCCAATCCGTGCTTGCTCCTCTTAATCAACTAGATTATATTAATTAATACTAGCTACTGAACTTCTTGGATTATGTTACCAATTTTGATGATGGGCGTCCAGCTATTATATTAGTGGTTTCCATCTCAGCTCCCAGGCCCCCGCGTC encodes:
- the LOC119350229 gene encoding uncharacterized protein LOC119350229 translates to MTAMITWAEGESRLLTAKATAARRLERCLLLLERHAADLASRALATHADIDATHARRLAVARNISSANGEIEDAQQKAEEWDHFYESKRKEMEEFRPSSPQPPSTLVKFSVEVPPLICQECYQTTLLEYSKRFE